From the genome of bacterium:
CCGTAAAAGCTGATTAAATCAGAAGAGTGAACACATTTTTAAGGCTGGAGGCTCTAAATGCTTTATAACTGCTGGTAAAATCATAAACTACAGTTGATTGTGGAATTTAGATGCGTTTGCCCTGAGACAGGTGGAAAAAAATCTTGACAAAATTAGTATCCTTTTGATAAAATTAATTACTTAGTTTTTTTGTTATTTACCCAGGTGAACTGAAACAGTAGGTCCAGGATTTAAGGACAAGGAGTAAGGGGGGTATTTTCTACCTTGCTCATGGAACCTTGAACCTAACACTTCAGAGGGCTAAATAGTTACATCTTTTTTTGATTAATGGAAAGAGAAAAATATGGATTTTTTCAAGATTATAAACGAAGAAATTAATGAAATTGAGGCCGTCTTAAAAGAAAAGACCTTGTCTGATATTGAGTTTTTATTTAATTCCTCATCTTATATTTTAAAATCAGGGGGTAAAAAATTAAGACCGGTTTTACTTGTTCTTTCGGCAAAGGCGTGTAATTTTAATGGTGGAAAAAGATATATTAATCTTGCCTGTGCATTAGAACTTATTCATACCGCTACACTTATTCACGATGATGTGATTGATGAAGCAACACTACGACGAGGCAAACAAACACTTAATTCTAAATATGATAATAAATTGTCCATCCTCCTGGGTGATTATTTGTATAGTAAGGCGGTTGGGTTGATTATCTCAGATGGCGAGAAAAGAATAATGGAGATAGTGGCAGATACTGTTTCTCAAATATGTGAAGGAGAAATTTTACAAACCCTGAAGGCAAATACATTACCCAAAGAGCATGAATATTTGAATATGGTGGAGAAAAAAACCGCAATCTTTTTTTCTGCCTGCTGTAAAATTGGGGGATTAATTAGTGGGGTTTCACAACAAACAGTAGATTCATTAGCTTCTTATGGACTTAATCTGGGCACTGCCTTTCAGATTACAGATGATATATTAGATTTAATCTCAGATGAGGTAAAAACTGGTAAGTCAACGAAAAATGACCTGTTAAATGGTAAATTTACATTACCAGTAATATATGCCGCAAACTATTCAACCCCAACGGAACTAAAAATTTTAACTAATAGAAGTGAAAAAG
Proteins encoded in this window:
- a CDS encoding polyprenyl synthetase family protein, giving the protein MDFFKIINEEINEIEAVLKEKTLSDIEFLFNSSSYILKSGGKKLRPVLLVLSAKACNFNGGKRYINLACALELIHTATLIHDDVIDEATLRRGKQTLNSKYDNKLSILLGDYLYSKAVGLIISDGEKRIMEIVADTVSQICEGEILQTLKANTLPKEHEYLNMVEKKTAIFFSACCKIGGLISGVSQQTVDSLASYGLNLGTAFQITDDILDLISDEVKTGKSTKNDLLNGKFTLPVIYAANYSTPTELKILTNRSEKENILKLIRKYGGLEYSQNRAKNYVDVAKQTLNSLDNNQYKDALLNLADYTMERVESNQ